A genomic stretch from Clostridia bacterium includes:
- the rsxC gene encoding electron transport complex subunit RsxC — protein MNGVLTFRGGIHPPHRKSRTSSLEIKKAETPSILVIPMQQHIGAPCIPIVEKGQYVKVGQKLGEAKGFVSAPVHSSVSGIVKEIKKWEYPLGQEVDSIVIESDGNETIDESVRPVSSLEDLSPDEIRQIIREAGIVGMGGATFPTQVKLSPPPEKKIDTVIINGAECEPYLTADHRVMLEKPDDVIFGLKAIMKTVRVDHGYIAIEDNKKDAIKLLTKKCADRSDISVVTLKTKYPQGAEKQLIKAITGKEVPSGGLPMDVGVIVSNVGTACAIANAVNVGMPLVERVVTVTGNGVKNPQNMLVKIGVTFREVIEQCGGFNGTPAKVIMGGPMMGLAQYSIDVPVIKGTSGILVLTEDEAKQHQVKQCIRCARCVDACPVGLMPINISNYISIGNLDEAEKLNVLDCIECGSCSFTCPARRPLLPNIRMAKQKIIAQKRNKK, from the coding sequence TTGAATGGTGTATTAACTTTTCGTGGTGGTATCCATCCACCTCATAGAAAATCTAGAACTAGCAGTTTAGAGATAAAAAAAGCAGAGACACCTTCCATTCTTGTAATTCCTATGCAGCAGCATATTGGAGCACCTTGTATTCCTATCGTGGAAAAGGGACAATATGTTAAAGTTGGTCAAAAGTTAGGAGAAGCAAAGGGATTTGTGAGTGCTCCTGTGCATTCCAGTGTATCAGGGATTGTTAAGGAAATAAAAAAGTGGGAATATCCTCTAGGACAAGAGGTAGATTCTATAGTTATTGAATCTGATGGCAATGAAACTATAGATGAATCAGTTCGTCCTGTCAGCTCATTAGAAGATTTGTCTCCTGACGAGATAAGACAAATTATAAGAGAGGCAGGTATCGTGGGGATGGGGGGAGCTACATTTCCTACTCAGGTAAAACTATCTCCACCTCCTGAAAAGAAAATTGATACTGTTATTATAAATGGTGCAGAATGCGAACCGTATTTAACTGCCGATCACAGAGTTATGCTTGAAAAGCCTGATGATGTTATATTCGGGCTTAAAGCGATAATGAAAACTGTAAGGGTTGATCATGGTTATATAGCTATAGAAGACAATAAAAAAGATGCAATTAAATTACTGACAAAAAAATGTGCTGATCGATCCGACATTTCAGTTGTGACTTTAAAGACAAAATATCCTCAGGGTGCTGAAAAACAATTGATTAAGGCTATAACTGGAAAAGAAGTACCTTCAGGTGGGTTGCCTATGGATGTTGGTGTAATAGTATCCAACGTTGGTACTGCATGTGCAATAGCAAATGCAGTAAATGTAGGTATGCCTCTGGTAGAACGGGTTGTTACTGTTACAGGTAACGGTGTAAAAAACCCGCAGAATATGTTGGTTAAAATAGGAGTTACCTTTAGGGAAGTGATAGAGCAATGTGGTGGTTTTAATGGAACACCTGCAAAAGTTATCATGGGAGGGCCTATGATGGGGTTAGCCCAATATTCAATCGATGTTCCGGTGATCAAAGGTACGTCCGGTATATTGGTATTGACTGAAGATGAAGCAAAGCAGCATCAAGTCAAACAATGCATCAGATGTGCCAGGTGTGTTGATGCTTGTCCTGTAGGATTGATGCCTATAAATATTTCTAACTATATATCTATCGGTAATCTTGATGAAGCAGAAAAATTAAATGTGCTTGACTGCATAGAGTGCGGCAGTTGTTCTTTTACTTGTCCTGCAAGAAGGCCACTGCTTCCCAATATCAGGATGGCAAAACAAAAGATTATAGCGCAAAAGCGAAACAAAAAATAA
- a CDS encoding RnfABCDGE type electron transport complex subunit D: protein MEDQKFIVSSSPHIATDVTVNKIMYSVIAALIPTVISGIYYFGIYSVWMILASILACVLTEFVFQKLRNKPLTIDDGSAVVTGLLLALTLPPRLPLWMVILGAVVAIGLGKQVFGGVGCNPFNPALVGRAFLIISFPVHMTTWINPVDGVTSATPLNLLKMEGATTSYIDLFTGNIGGSIGETSVIAIILGGIYLIYKGYADWRIPVGYLASVAILSLIIGQDPIFHLLAGGLLFGAFFMATDMVTTPVTKIGRFVFGIGAGVLVVIIRVYGGYPEGVMFSILLMNGLTPIIDRYTRSRIYGEVRQ, encoded by the coding sequence ATGGAAGATCAGAAATTTATTGTGTCATCTTCTCCTCACATAGCTACAGATGTTACAGTTAACAAAATAATGTATAGTGTGATCGCTGCACTGATTCCTACTGTAATATCTGGCATATATTATTTTGGTATTTATTCTGTGTGGATGATACTGGCAAGTATATTGGCTTGTGTATTGACTGAGTTTGTCTTTCAAAAATTGAGAAACAAACCTCTGACTATAGATGATGGAAGTGCTGTAGTTACCGGCCTTCTCTTGGCTTTGACTTTACCACCCCGATTACCGTTGTGGATGGTTATTCTAGGGGCGGTAGTAGCAATCGGACTGGGAAAGCAGGTTTTTGGGGGAGTGGGATGTAACCCTTTTAACCCGGCCCTAGTGGGGAGAGCATTTTTGATAATAAGTTTTCCCGTCCATATGACTACATGGATTAATCCTGTAGATGGTGTTACATCTGCGACACCGTTGAATTTACTAAAGATGGAAGGAGCTACTACAAGTTATATTGATTTATTTACCGGTAATATAGGTGGGTCTATCGGTGAGACCTCTGTAATAGCCATTATTTTAGGGGGAATTTATCTTATTTATAAAGGTTATGCTGACTGGAGGATACCTGTAGGTTATTTAGCAAGTGTTGCTATACTGTCCCTTATAATTGGACAGGACCCAATCTTTCACCTGTTAGCCGGAGGATTGTTATTTGGGGCATTTTTTATGGCAACTGATATGGTAACAACGCCTGTGACCAAAATAGGAAGGTTTGTCTTTGGTATAGGTGCAGGAGTTTTAGTAGTTATAATAAGGGTATATGGAGGTTATCCTGAAGGCGTGATGTTTTCAATACTTTTAATGAATGGTTTGACACCCATAATTGACAGATATACCCGCTCCAGAATATATGGGGAGGTGCGCCAATGA
- a CDS encoding RnfABCDGE type electron transport complex subunit G, producing the protein MKGILRLVVVLGIISILSGFILAETSILTQPKIEEVAQARLEEAIFEVLPDAKEYQEVDGASIEMYQGYDDSGDTVGIAFIAQEAGFQGDISIMVGMNVDDEILTGVSILSHAETPGLGAKITEGFFTDQFKNKPVSDEYQVKEDVDAITGATVSSKAVAKALKDNIEIALEEYKKGGGNQ; encoded by the coding sequence ATGAAAGGAATATTGAGGTTAGTAGTTGTACTTGGTATTATTTCCATTTTATCAGGGTTTATTTTAGCAGAAACATCTATCCTTACACAGCCTAAAATAGAAGAAGTAGCTCAAGCCAGACTGGAGGAGGCAATTTTTGAAGTATTGCCCGATGCCAAGGAGTATCAGGAGGTTGATGGAGCCTCTATTGAAATGTATCAAGGTTATGATGATTCGGGTGATACTGTTGGTATAGCCTTTATTGCTCAGGAAGCGGGATTTCAAGGTGATATAAGTATAATGGTAGGTATGAATGTTGACGATGAGATCCTTACCGGAGTATCGATATTGAGTCATGCAGAGACACCAGGATTAGGTGCGAAAATAACGGAAGGCTTTTTTACTGATCAATTTAAAAATAAACCGGTGTCTGATGAATACCAGGTTAAGGAAGATGTGGATGCTATAACAGGTGCTACTGTTTCTTCTAAAGCTGTAGCTAAAGCATTAAAAGATAATATAGAAATTGCACTTGAAGAATATAAAAAGGGCGGTGGCAATCAATGA
- a CDS encoding electron transport complex subunit E encodes MRMWKEFTKGLWKENPTFRLVLGMCPTLAVTNAAMNGLAMGLATTFVLLFSEIIIAAIKDLIPDEVRIPSYIIIVATFVTVIDLVLAAYFPDMHKVLGLFIPLIVVNCIILGRAEAFASKNTVMLSIADALGMGLGFTASLTVLGIIREILGMGSVFGINIMGEAYTPIIIFVLAPGAFITLGILMGIMNHVSNKNNSGKDECR; translated from the coding sequence ATGAGGATGTGGAAAGAATTCACAAAAGGCTTATGGAAAGAAAATCCCACTTTCAGGCTGGTGCTGGGTATGTGTCCTACACTTGCTGTTACAAATGCAGCTATGAACGGTTTGGCAATGGGCCTTGCGACTACCTTCGTCCTGTTGTTTTCAGAAATAATAATTGCTGCCATAAAGGACTTGATACCCGACGAAGTTAGGATACCATCTTATATCATAATAGTTGCAACATTCGTGACTGTTATTGACTTGGTATTGGCTGCTTATTTTCCGGATATGCATAAGGTATTGGGTTTATTTATACCATTAATTGTTGTTAACTGTATTATACTGGGAAGGGCAGAAGCATTTGCATCAAAGAACACTGTGATGCTTTCCATAGCAGATGCACTAGGTATGGGTTTGGGTTTTACCGCATCTTTGACTGTGCTAGGAATAATAAGAGAAATACTGGGAATGGGAAGCGTATTTGGTATAAATATAATGGGAGAAGCATATACCCCAATAATAATATTTGTTTTAGCGCCTGGGGCGTTTATCACTTTAGGTATACTGATGGGAATAATGAATCATGTTTCTAATAAAAACAATTCGGGAAAAGATGAGTGCAGATAA
- the rsxA gene encoding electron transport complex subunit RsxA produces MKELILIFVGSILVNNFVLARFLGTCPFLGVSKKIDVAFSMGIATTFVMTLSAPVTWIVQKYILEKFGMEKFLQYVAFILIIASLVQLVEMVIKKSSPSLYQALGIFLPLITTNCAILGLALISATKGYTLIESTVFGFGGGIGFTLAITMMAGIREQLEFADVPECLKGVGITLLIAGILAMAFMGFSGLIAM; encoded by the coding sequence GTGAAAGAACTGATATTGATATTCGTAGGTTCTATATTGGTAAACAATTTCGTGCTGGCAAGGTTTTTGGGAACATGTCCTTTCTTAGGAGTATCTAAAAAGATCGATGTTGCTTTTAGTATGGGAATAGCAACGACTTTTGTAATGACTTTGTCTGCACCAGTAACTTGGATTGTACAAAAATATATACTTGAAAAGTTCGGTATGGAAAAATTTTTACAGTATGTTGCATTTATATTGATTATTGCTTCGCTGGTTCAATTGGTGGAGATGGTGATAAAAAAGAGCAGTCCGTCCTTATATCAAGCACTGGGGATATTTTTACCTTTGATAACTACAAATTGTGCAATTTTAGGACTTGCATTGATTTCTGCTACCAAGGGTTATACTCTCATTGAAAGCACTGTGTTTGGATTTGGAGGGGGTATTGGATTTACATTGGCTATTACAATGATGGCAGGCATTCGAGAACAATTAGAGTTTGCCGATGTACCGGAATGTTTAAAGGGAGTGGGAATTACGTTATTGATTGCAGGTATATTAGCCATGGCTTTTATGGGTTTTTCCGGATTGATAGCAATGTAA
- a CDS encoding RnfABCDGE type electron transport complex subunit B, with product MNNNILLIAVVSMGGLGVFFGVVLALASKKFAVQVDERIAKTREILPGANCGACGFAGCDAFAEAVVNREAPLTGCTAGGPDVSNKIAQVLGIDCDTEQVRKYAKVLCSGDCQKSKDKYIYIGLQDCNAAVQLAGGSKSCQYGCLGLGSCVKACNFNAISIVNGIAVVDQNKCIGCGKCIDECPKGLIELVPETSRVQVYCKSEDRGKTVKQNCQVGCIGCRICVRECKFDAISFDDNLAHIDYEKCTNCMVCAEKCPTGAIHAEFAKRRVANIDEDKCIGCTLCKKECKFDAIEGEKKQPHKVLEDKCVGCGQCEVRCPKDAISMK from the coding sequence ATGAATAATAATATACTATTAATTGCAGTAGTGAGTATGGGTGGACTAGGTGTATTTTTCGGAGTAGTATTGGCACTTGCATCCAAAAAATTTGCAGTTCAAGTAGATGAGAGAATAGCCAAAACAAGAGAAATATTGCCCGGAGCTAATTGTGGAGCATGTGGTTTTGCCGGTTGTGATGCTTTTGCAGAAGCAGTGGTGAACAGAGAAGCACCTTTGACCGGGTGTACAGCCGGAGGACCGGATGTTTCTAATAAGATTGCCCAAGTATTGGGAATAGATTGTGATACAGAACAAGTAAGGAAATACGCTAAAGTCTTATGCAGTGGGGATTGCCAAAAGAGCAAAGATAAATATATATATATCGGATTACAGGATTGCAATGCTGCAGTACAATTAGCCGGAGGTAGCAAATCCTGTCAATATGGATGTTTAGGATTAGGATCATGTGTTAAAGCATGTAATTTTAATGCAATAAGCATAGTGAATGGGATTGCAGTAGTGGATCAAAATAAGTGTATCGGTTGTGGCAAATGCATTGATGAATGCCCGAAGGGATTGATTGAACTGGTTCCTGAAACAAGCCGAGTGCAGGTTTATTGCAAATCTGAAGATAGAGGAAAGACAGTAAAACAAAATTGTCAGGTAGGCTGTATCGGTTGTAGGATATGTGTAAGGGAATGCAAGTTTGATGCAATAAGTTTTGATGACAATCTTGCTCATATAGATTATGAAAAATGTACTAACTGTATGGTATGTGCAGAGAAATGTCCTACAGGTGCAATCCATGCAGAGTTTGCAAAAAGAAGAGTGGCTAATATAGATGAAGATAAATGTATAGGCTGTACTTTATGCAAAAAAGAGTGTAAATTTGATGCTATTGAAGGCGAAAAAAAGCAGCCTCATAAGGTGTTGGAAGATAAATGCGTTGGTTGTGGACAGTGTGAAGTAAGATGTCCTAAAGATGCCATAAGTATGAAATAA